From a region of the Rhinatrema bivittatum chromosome 15, aRhiBiv1.1, whole genome shotgun sequence genome:
- the GPR156 gene encoding probable G-protein coupled receptor 156 translates to MPKDMAAALNCSDLLACHMDAGLSQQEGQRVQQELCRIMIHPSSGGGEISTALLGTLGLFLTLGLLQVLLFFTFTVRFRKSRIVKMSSPNLNLVTLLGSSLAYASGYLFGIQERPLAHAASLESLIQVRIGLLYIGTSLVFGPILGKSWRLYRVFTQRVPNKRVIIKDLQLLGMVALLVLADALLLMIWVFSDPVQCIWSLNSSVWAAEKELSCSITRTQSCASLYSDLWIVLLVGFKGILLIYGTYLAGLTDNVSSPPVNQSLTILVGVNLVGLSAGVVLLVTRVFHAWPSVVYGLTSGGIFICTTTINCLVFIPQLIQWKQLKDEQSHSASQMAKYFNSPSKSLRSMYSEEQIYQLLGENNSMKRLLTEKDAVIESLQEQVNNAKDKLIRLMTTEYSYYPSELIPLSRSSSAETYSINNSPDAVGKVLTSVEPWHGQPFVDLEENQGKSPGNQNVQSNTESGVRQNCLGKEKNLKERESNQNISTGGSSDNVQSCNPLELFRGSTFIDGQDQWIPTSSLHTDSLDNIPKNEIQTSASGVADSSVDPNLLKSSEGRGRQPSTRLNYVSSEKLQEILQELSMDTTVATSCWSPGKLRRISHRVQPDGNLRSPEDFKSAHINLSPSVIRTRGHTYSSRVISPPSYFPGALPHHVLCVMNRTANRTYNELKSQTQEKLMQRSRMKASYANDVKFHYQLPSSDFNKNLSLQIDKERSPEDQGGVGMEWASVNHFCSDQSKNVTTDPHFVSHQIQVKPQTNSRNPEGPKESIPNSYEDSDSSSSEETICCCHRPYCEICFQNSYDSSDSCASEIEVETCGPPVHWRKFYTSSRPIVNFKEDLKPTLV, encoded by the exons ATGCCGAAGGACATGGCGGCGGCCCTCAACTGCAGCGACTTGTTGGCCTGCCATATGGATGCTGGACTTAGCCAACAGGAGGGCCAGAGAGTGCAGCAGGAGCTGTGCAGAATAATGATT CACCCATCCTCCGGAGGTGGCGAGATCTCCACAGCTCTCCTGGGGACACTGGGCCTCTTCCTCACTCTGGGCCTcctgcaggtgctcctcttcTTCACTTTCACCGTCCGCTTTAGGAAGAGCAG GATTGTGAAAATGTCCAGCCCCAACCTGAACCTGGTGACGCTGCTGGGGAGCTCTTTGGCCTATGCCAGCGGCTATCTCTTTGGGATTCAGGAGCGCCCGCTGGCACACGCAGCCTCTCTGGAGTCGCTTATTCAG GTGAGAATCGGGCTGCTGTATATTGGAACCTCCCTGGTGTTTGGACCCATTctggggaagagctggagacTTTACAGAGTATTTACCCAGCGAGTGCCCAACAAACGAGTG ATCATCAAAGACCTCCAGCTGCTGGGAATGGTGGCCCTGCTGGTCCTGGCAGACGCCCTTCTTCTTATGATCTGGGTTTTCTCCGATCCGGTTCAATGCATCTGGTCTCTGAACTCATCTGTCTGG GCTGCAGAGAAGGAGCTGTCCTGCTCCATAACCCGGACACAGTCCTGTGCGTCTCTTTACTCTGACCTGTGGATTGTTCTTCTCGTTGGGTTTAAG GGTATCCTATTGATCTACGGCACCTACCTAGCAGGCCTGACGGATAACGTAAGCTCCCCACCTGTGAACCAGTCCTTGACTATCTTGGTTGGAGTCAACTTGGTCGGCCTTTCAGCTGGGGTTGTCCTTTTAGTGACCCGAGTCTTTCACGCCTGGCCCAGTGTGGTCTACGGCCTTACCTCAGGAGGCATCTTTATCTGCACCACCACCATCAACTGTCTCGTCTTTATTCCACAG CTGATTCAGTGGAAGCAGTTGAAGGATGAGCAGAGCCACAGCGCCAGTCAGATGGCAAAATATTTCAACAGCCCCAGCAAGAGTTTGCGCTCCATGTACAGCGAGGAGCAGATCTACCAGCTGCTGGGGGAGAATAACTCCATGAAAAGGCTTCTGACCGAG AAAGATGCTGTGATAGAAAGTCTACAAGAGCAAGTGAACAATGCTAAGGATAAATTGATCAGACTGATGACCACTGAATACAGTTACTATCCCAGTGAGCTTATTCCTCTTTCCAGGTCTAGCTCAGCAGAGACCTACAGCATCAACAACTCTCCTGATGCTGTGGGCAAGGTCCTCACAAGCGTAGAGCCTTGGCATGGGCAACCCTTTGTAGATTTGGAGGAGAACCAAGGCAAAAGTCCTGGCAATCAGAATGTACAATCCAATACTGAATCTGGGGTTAGACAGAATTGccttggaaaagaaaaaaatcttaaggAACGTGAAAGCAACCAGAACATTTCCACAGGTGGCTCAAGTGATAATGTACAGTCCTGCAATCCTCTAGAACTGTTTAGAGGTTCAACCTTTATAGATGGTCAAGACCAGTGGATTCCTACAAGCAGCCTGCATACTGATTCTTTGGACAATATACCAAAAAATGAAATCCAGACTTCAGCAAGTGGTGTGGCTGACTCTTCTGTGGATCCCAACCTACTCAAGAGTTCAGAGGGCCGTGGCAGACAGCCATCAACAAGGTTGAACTATGTAAGCAGTGAAAAGCTGCAGGAAATTTTACAAGAACTGAGCATGGACACCACTGTTGCCACAAGCTGCTGGTCACCAGGGAAACTGAGACGAATCAGCCATAGGGTCCAACCTGATGGCAACTTGAGGTCTCCAGAGGATTTCAAGTCTGCCCACATTAACCTTTCCCCTTCTGTGATTAGGACAAGAGGTCATACTTATTCCTCAAGGGTAATTTCTCCTCCCTCTTATTTTCCAGGGGCTTTGCCTCATCATGTTTTGTGTGTCATGAACAGGACAGCCAACAGAACATATAATGAATTAAAGAGTCAGACTCAAGAAAAGTTAATGCAGAGATCTCGGATGAAAGCCAGCTATGCCAATGACGTCAAATTCCATTATCAGCTACCATCTTCAGATTTCAATAAAAACCTCAGTTTGCAGATAGACAAGGAAAGGTCACCTGAAGATCAAGGAGGAGTAGGGATGGAGTGGGCTTCAGTAAATCATTTCTGTTCTGACCAATCAAAGAATGTCACTACCGACCCACATTTTGTTAGTCATCAGATTCAGGTGAAACCGCAGACAAACTCCAGAAATCCAGAAGGGCCCAAAGAATCCATCCCAAATAGTTATGAGGACTCGGACTCCAGCAGCTCGGAGGAGACAATCTGTTGTTGCCACAGACCCTACTGTGAAATCTGTTTCCAGAACAGCTATGATTCTAGCGACAGCTGTGCTTCTGAAATCGAAGTGGAGACTTGTGGGCCCCCTGTCCACTGGAGAAAGTTTTATACCAGTTCTCGGCCTATTGTTAATTTCAAAGAAGATCTAAAACCAACATTGGTTTGA